One region of Pleuronectes platessa chromosome 18, fPlePla1.1, whole genome shotgun sequence genomic DNA includes:
- the LOC128461888 gene encoding 1-acylglycerol-3-phosphate O-acyltransferase ABHD5, which translates to MQRMTEELQSAPEQSSWMSSWIPSWCPTSPTQLKDAEEKMLKSVRRPFSRQHVHISNNNSLWTVAFSTHLQPSSPSCPQVPPRPPLVLLHGIGGGVALWAQNLDSLSSDGPVYALDLLGFGRSSRPEFSADPEGAEEQFLAALEEWREKVGLEEMVLLGHNLGGYLAAAYTLKHPHRVKSLLLVEPWGFPERPDNPNHNSIPVWIRAIGAVMSPFNPLAGLRLAGPLGPMLVQTIRSDFKQKYSSVFDDNTVSDYIYHLNAQTPSGETAFRNMTIPYGWAKRPMLERIGQIQADIPISFIYGSRSSIDSNPGCALKTTRPDVEITVIRGAGHYVFADQPDDFNQAVLRILARTASRSEDEEQ; encoded by the exons ATGCAGAGGATGACGGAGGAGCTCCAGTCCGCCCCCGAGCAGAG CTCCTGGATGTCGAGTTGGATTCCCTCCTGGTGCCCCACTTCTCCCACTCAGCTCAAAGATGCCGAGGAAAAAATGCTCAAGA gTGTGAGGCGGCCTTTCTCCAGGCAACATGTCCACATATCCAACAACAACTCTTTGTGGACAGTAGCATTCTCCACTCATCTGCAGCCATCCTCTCCATCTTGCCCCCAAGTCCCGCCCAGGcctcctctggttctcctgcaCGGCATCGGGGGCGGTGTTGCCCTCTGGGCCCAAAACTTGGACTCTCTCTCTAGCGATGGCCCAGTCTACGCTCTGGACCTGCTGGGCTTCGGCAGGAGCAGCCGCCCCGAGTTCAGCGCCGACCCGGAAGGAGCCGAGGAGCAGTTCTTGGCAGCgctggaggagtggagggaaAAGGTGGGACTGGAGGAAATGGTGCTGCTGGGACACAACCTCGGAGGATACCTGGCTGCTGCCTACACTCTCAAGCATCCTCACAG ggtAAAAAGTCTGCTGCTGGTTGAGCCGTGGGGATTCCCTGAACGTCCCGACAACCCCAACCATAACTCCATCCCAGTGTGGATCAGAGCCATAGGGGCTGTCATGAGCCCCTTCAACCCTCTGGCTGGACTCAGGCTTGCTGGACCACTGG GTCCAATGTTGGTTCAGACCATCAGGTCCGATTTCAAACAGAAATACTCGTCTGTGTTCGATGACAACACAGTGTCTGACTACATCTACCACCTGAACGCCCAGACGCCAAG CGGAGAAACAGCCTTTAGGAACATGACTATTCCCTACGGCTGGGCTAAGAGACCGATGCTGGAGAGGATCGGCCAGATTCAAGCCGACATTCCCATTTCCTTCATCTATGGATCCCGCTCCAGCATCGACAGCAACCCTGGCTGCGCTTTGAAGACAACTAGACCAGACGTGGAAATCACA GTGATCCGAGGAGCGGGCCATTATGTTTTCGCCGACCAACCAGATGACTTCAACCAGGCGGTCCTAAGGATCCTCGCCAGAACAGCCAGCAgaagtgaggatgaggagcagtga
- the LOC128461964 gene encoding SNF-related serine/threonine-protein kinase: MAGLKRHHDGKIAGLYDLDKTLGRGHFAVVKLARHVFTGEKVAVKVIDKTKLDPVARAHLFQEVRCMKMVQHPNVVRLYEVIDTATKLYLILELGDGGDMYDCIMKHDGGLSEEVAKCFFAQIVHAISYCHRLHVVHRDLKPENVVFFEKQGVVKLTDFGFSNRFHPGKNLTTSCGSLAYSAPEILLGDEYDAPAVDIWSLGVILFMLVCGQPPFQEANDSETLTMIMDCKYTVPPHISHACSDLIGHMLQRDPKKRATLEQIEAHEWLQGVDPSPATKLSTPLVSHRSLSEEEHGSIIQRMVLGAITDRDTITEALESNQYNHITATYFLLAERMLRDRQEKEQHSQIRSPSPSKAQFRQSWPTRVDVHQDVSDGLGGPSISHPGGPQSPARSAESLLKGPRPKTALLDLNQRQDIRAPGFSQLQPARQNPERGLRPLAKPHSNLIRLGSLTSLGPSKPRSPSLFSVEEDEEEDREEDKYSSRSALPTQVVLRSKASSSSASSGNRLASRMSAPVLNQIHEEVKEDEEEEEEGGRKLHGLGLPKPSLSLSLNSRISLPSTLMSSPITVMAPVATFTPSSETSDEDTDTQVDTETVGGHGVEREGRKEGKEKRVSGQGSPSNCASPGSGQGKGTAKAPSGLVESLKLMSLCLSSQFHNLTGGGGVVGGGSAVGVGGDNQDRPMWRMCMGGSTGSLDKVSLLGGPSPRGNLYQTPGDVLADPLLEGPCPGTLRLGELDLARENHRNMKNRVLQMPLSDKTLSVNIHRSPKEGLLCTPTPHSCCQVI; this comes from the exons ATGGCAGGGCTCAAGCGCCACCACGATGGGAAGATTGCTGGGCTGTATGACCTTGACAAGACTCTAGGCCGTGGGCACTTTGCTGTGGTCAAACTGGCTCGACATGTATTCACTGGGGAAAAG GTTGCAGTAAAGGTGATAGACAAGACAAAGCTGGACCCGGTGGCACGGGCTCACCTTTTCCAGGAGGTGCGATGCATGAAGATGGTGCAACACCCCAACGTGGTGCGCCTGTACGAGGTCATCGACACGGCCACAAAGCTCTACCTCATCCTGGAGCTGGGAGACGGAGGAGACATGTACGACTGCATCATGAAGCACGATGGAGGCCTCAGTGAAGAG GTGGCCAAGTGTTTCTTTGCCCAAATTGTCCACGCCATCTCCTACTGTCACCGGCTACACGTTGTGCACAGGGACCTGAAGCCGGAAAACGTGGTGTTCTTTGAGAAGCAGGGCGTCGTCAAGCTCACCGACTTTGGCTTCAGCAACCGCTTTCACCCTGGGAAAAATCTCACCACCTCCTGTGGTTCGCTGGCCTACTCTGCTCCTGAAATACTGCTGGGGGACGAGTACGACGCTCCCGCTGTGG ATATATGGAGTCTGGGGGTCATCCTGTTCATGCTGGTCTGTGGTCAGCCCCCCTTCCAGGAGGCCAACGACAGCGAGACGCTCACCATGATCATGGACTGTAAATACACAGTGCCTCCGCACATCTCCCATGCATGCAGCGA TCTTATAGGCCATATGCTGCAGAGGGACCCCAAGAAACGAGCGACCCTAGAGCAGATCGAGGCCCACGAATGGCTCCAAGGTGTCGACCCCTCTCCTGCCACCAAGCTGTCCACTCCTCTGGTGTCCCATCGCAGCCTGTCGGAAGAGGAGCACGGCTCCATCATTCAACGCATGGTGCTCGGCGCCATCACAGACCGTGACACCATAACTGA GGCTCTGGAGTCGAATCAGTACAACCACATCACAGCTACTTACTTCCTGCTGGCTGAGAGGATGTTGAGGGACCGGCAAGAGAAGGAGCAACACAGTCAGATACGATCACCCAGCCCCAGCAAAGCCCAGTTCAg GCAGTCCTGGCCCACGAGAGTGGATGTTCACCAGGATGTCAGTGATGGCTTAGGGGGTCCGTCTATCTCCCACCCTGGGGGGCCACAGTCCCCAGCTCGTAGTGCTGAGAGCCTCCTCAAAGGCCCCAGGCCCAAAACAGCTCTGCTGGACCTCAACCAGCGGCAGGACATCCGCGCTCCTGGATTCAGCCAACTGCAGCCTGCACGACAGAACCCAGAGAGGGGGCTCAGGCCTCTGGCAAAGCCCCACTCCAATCTCATCAGGCTGGGCTCTCTGACCTCATTGGGCCCGTCTAAACCCCGCAGCCCAAGTCTATTTAGCgtggaagaggatgaggaggaagacaggGAGGAGGACAAATATTCATCCCGCTCTGCACTGCCTACTCAGGTGGTGCTTCGCAGCaaagcctcctcctcttcagcgtCATCTGGTAACCGTCTGGCATCGCGTATGAGCGCTCCGGTCCTGAACCAGATCCACGAGGAGGttaaagaggatgaagaagaagaggaggagggggggagaaaacTGCATGGACTCGGACTGCCCAAACCGAGCCTCAGCCTCAGTTTGAATTCTCGAATATCATTGCCGTCAACACTCATGTCCTCTCCCATAACTGTAATGGCACCAGTTGCCACTTTCACCCCCAGCTCAGAGACAAGTGATGAAGATACAGACACTCAAGTGGACACGGAAACTGTAGGCGGACATGGGGttgagagagaagggaggaaagaGGGTAAAGAGAAAAGGGTTTCAGGGCAGGGCAGTCCCTCCAACTGTGCCAGTCCTGGATCAGGCCAAGGCAAAGGCACAGCCAAAGCCCCCAGTGGCTTGGTGGAAAGCCTAAAGCTGATGAGCCTGTGTCTGAGCTCTCAGTTCCATAATCTGACGGGGGGAGGAGGGGTCGTCGGGGGGGGCAGTGCAGTAGGTGTTGGGGGAGACAACCAGGACCGTCCCATGTGGAGGATGTGCATGGGTGGCTCCACAGGTAGCCTGGATAAGGTCTCGCTCCTGGGTGGCCCCTCACCCAGAGGGAACCTCTACCAAACGCCGGGAGACGTGTTGGCAGACCCGCTGCTGGAGGGCCCCTGCCCGGGCACCCTGAGGCTGGGAGAGCTGGACCTGGCCAGGGAGAACCACAGGAACATGAAGAACCGCGTGCTGCAGATGCCTCTGAGCGACAAGACTCTGTCCGTCAACATCCACCGGAGTCCCAAGGAGGGTCTGCTCtgcacccccaccccacacagCTGCTGCCAGGTCATCTAG
- the rpl14 gene encoding 60S ribosomal protein L14 has translation MVFKRFVEIGRVAYLSFGPHAGKLVAIVDVIDQNRALVDGPCTGVKRQSMPFKCMQLTDYVIKVPHSARQKFVRRAWEKAGVNEKWEQSNWAKKIEARQKRAKMSDFDRYKVMKAKRMRNKIIKHEVKKLQKVAAKK, from the exons ATG GTGTTCAAGCGCTTCGTCGAGATCGGCCGCGTCGCCTACCTCTCTTTCGGACCCCATGCTGGCAAGCTGGTGGCCATCGTCGATGTCATCGATCAAAATAGG GCTCTGGTTGATGGTCCCTGCACAGGAGTGAAGAGGCAATCCATGCCCTTCAAGTGCATGCAGCTCACAGACTACGTCATCAAAGTTCCTCACAG TGCCCGTCAGAAGTTTGTGAGGAGAGCCTGGGAAAAGGCCGGAGTCAACGAGAAGTGGGAACAGAGCAACTGGGCCAAGAAGATCGAGGCCAGACAGAAG AGGGCCAAGATGTCTGACTTTGACCGCTACAAGGTGATGAAGGCCAAGAGGATG AGGAACAAGATCATCAAGCATGAGGTGAAGAAGCTCCAGAAGGTGGCAGCAAAGAAGTGA